One genomic segment of Polyangiaceae bacterium includes these proteins:
- a CDS encoding DUF4336 domain-containing protein — MTELVQFAGDVWTVARPQRFWGVETGTRMTVVRMQGGDLFVHCPVSLDADLRAEVDALGPVSAIVASSLYHHLYVGEWQRAYPRAEVWACPGLERKRSDLRWTGVLGDAASSAWRTSVEQAAFTARFEHEIVFFHPKSRTLITADAMLNLSTHPSRVTRAVAALMGNDAPGKGHLERIAVRDRRLARRQVDRIAEWDPERIGLAHGALVERDGRRVLLDAYVWV, encoded by the coding sequence GTGACCGAACTGGTGCAGTTTGCCGGGGACGTGTGGACGGTGGCGCGGCCGCAGCGTTTTTGGGGCGTCGAGACGGGAACACGCATGACCGTGGTGCGCATGCAGGGCGGCGATCTGTTCGTGCACTGCCCGGTTTCCCTGGACGCGGACCTACGCGCGGAGGTCGACGCGCTGGGGCCCGTTTCCGCCATCGTCGCGTCGAGCCTCTATCACCATCTCTATGTCGGTGAGTGGCAGCGCGCCTACCCGCGCGCGGAAGTGTGGGCCTGTCCGGGCCTGGAGCGAAAGCGCTCCGATCTGCGCTGGACCGGCGTGCTGGGCGACGCGGCGTCCTCGGCGTGGCGCACGAGCGTGGAGCAAGCTGCGTTCACCGCGCGCTTCGAGCACGAGATCGTCTTCTTCCATCCGAAGAGCCGCACCTTGATCACTGCGGACGCGATGCTCAACCTGTCGACCCATCCGTCGCGCGTCACCCGCGCTGTCGCCGCGCTGATGGGGAACGACGCGCCGGGCAAAGGGCACCTGGAGCGCATTGCCGTCCGAGACCGCCGTTTGGCGCGACGACAAGTGGATCGCATCGCCGAGTGGGATCCCGAGCGCATCGGCCTGGCCCACGGCGCCCTCGTCGAACGCGACGGCCGCCGCGTGCTGCTCGACGCGTACGTGTGGGTGTAG
- a CDS encoding methyl-accepting chemotaxis protein: MSVKAQLGLGFGVVVGVFVFTFAGAWNSLAKVTSDVRIINDESLKYLIVADSMDLSRSEVQQFLTDVAATHDRAALAEAAASAKRFSDGAARFKELYAERNDAGHLREMNDLESEFEAFDKLGRKMAEVYITEGTEAGNRLMKGTASEPGFDAASERIAKHLGEFRERQVVLADESTRAALAAASSTLRGLIWGGVIAVIAAVLVATLIVRRILRQLGGEPSYVAEVVSRVADGDLSVRVETRAGDETSMLFAVKTMASRLAHIVDGVREGAGLIMNSTREVAVGNDDLSRRTESQAASLEETAASLEQLSATVKQNANSAGEANELSQHASEVAAKGGQAVRDVAQTMAHVRNRSQEIVNIVDVIEGIAFQTNILALNASVEAARAGDQGRGFAVVATEVRQLAQRAAGAAKEIKVLIGSSVESIKTASSQADSAGETMGNIVRAVGRVTEIMAAVAAASSQQSVGIEQINQAVSQLDGVTQQNSALGEEAAAAAQSMREQAERLWTAVDVFRIDDSAPIREAKQEALESLAPDSEWGSSHAWETPPLAADMKGSSRLQHSVDEPQPYL; the protein is encoded by the coding sequence ATGAGCGTCAAGGCCCAGCTCGGGCTGGGCTTCGGCGTGGTGGTGGGAGTGTTCGTGTTCACGTTCGCTGGAGCCTGGAACTCCTTGGCAAAGGTCACCAGCGACGTGCGAATCATCAACGACGAGTCCCTGAAGTACTTGATCGTGGCGGACTCGATGGACCTGAGCCGCTCAGAGGTTCAGCAGTTTCTCACTGACGTCGCCGCCACCCACGATCGTGCGGCGTTGGCCGAAGCAGCCGCTTCGGCGAAGCGCTTTTCGGACGGGGCTGCGCGCTTCAAAGAACTCTACGCAGAGCGGAACGACGCGGGCCACCTGAGGGAGATGAACGACCTCGAGTCCGAGTTCGAAGCATTCGACAAGCTCGGTAGAAAGATGGCGGAGGTCTACATCACCGAGGGAACGGAGGCAGGCAATCGACTCATGAAGGGCACTGCGAGCGAGCCCGGGTTCGACGCAGCGAGCGAACGGATTGCCAAGCATCTGGGAGAGTTTCGCGAGCGGCAGGTGGTATTGGCGGACGAGAGCACCCGCGCCGCGCTCGCCGCAGCCAGCTCCACCCTCCGTGGCCTGATCTGGGGCGGTGTCATCGCCGTCATTGCAGCCGTGTTGGTCGCCACGCTGATCGTGCGCAGGATCTTGCGGCAGCTCGGGGGCGAGCCCAGTTACGTGGCGGAGGTAGTCTCCCGCGTCGCCGACGGCGATCTGTCGGTACGCGTCGAGACCAGGGCGGGCGACGAGACCAGCATGCTCTTCGCGGTCAAGACCATGGCGTCGCGACTTGCGCACATCGTTGACGGAGTCCGCGAAGGTGCCGGCTTGATCATGAACTCCACCCGCGAGGTCGCCGTGGGCAACGACGACCTGTCGCGACGCACTGAGAGTCAGGCAGCGAGCCTGGAGGAGACGGCGGCGAGCTTGGAACAGCTTTCCGCTACAGTGAAACAAAACGCGAACAGCGCGGGAGAAGCCAACGAGCTTTCGCAACACGCCTCTGAGGTCGCTGCAAAGGGGGGACAGGCAGTTCGAGACGTTGCGCAAACGATGGCGCACGTCCGCAACAGGTCGCAAGAAATCGTGAACATCGTTGATGTCATCGAAGGCATCGCATTTCAGACCAACATCCTGGCGCTGAACGCCTCGGTGGAGGCGGCGCGGGCGGGCGACCAGGGTCGGGGATTCGCCGTCGTCGCGACCGAGGTGCGCCAGTTGGCGCAAAGGGCCGCTGGCGCCGCAAAGGAGATCAAGGTTCTCATCGGCAGCTCCGTCGAGAGCATCAAGACGGCGTCCAGTCAGGCGGACTCCGCCGGGGAGACCATGGGCAACATCGTGCGAGCGGTGGGTCGAGTTACGGAGATCATGGCTGCGGTGGCGGCCGCATCGTCCCAGCAGAGCGTCGGCATCGAGCAGATCAACCAAGCCGTGAGTCAGCTCGATGGCGTCACGCAGCAAAACTCGGCGCTCGGCGAGGAGGCAGCAGCGGCAGCCCAGTCCATGCGGGAGCAAGCTGAGCGTCTGTGGACAGCGGTAGATGTTTTCCGCATCGACGACTCAGCCCCAATCCGGGAGGCAAAGCAGGAGGCTCTGGAATCCCTCGCTCCGGACTCGGAGTGGGGCTCCTCCCACGCCTGGGAAACGCCACCGCTCGCCGCGGACATGAAAGGCTCCTCGCGTCTGCAGCACAGCGTTGATGAACCGCAACCCTACCTTTGA
- a CDS encoding right-handed parallel beta-helix repeat-containing protein → MIVSGTGFALLFPMRDQLGKENSSWAIACIGVRAVFGIRALPFAAAVSLCVALPARVHATTLVVSPTGTNGATCGAPTSPCKTIAHAYSLVAAGDTILVKPGTYKNEFNHTWSTGEHVFRLTKDGTEQNPITLRSDVPLAAVIDALDSPMLPSVLSVSGNHHVIEGFKLVNGSHDGIVVWGSHNRFLGNEVAFNGNHGDPTSSYGHDGIYTAENTAGNQFLRNYIHHNGRPQCGSSATCNLDHGLYLCGDGELVANNISANNSSYGLQIAGYQTVSGMRVFHNVFAKNGRSGFVVWHSASDVLIQNNICYENAQHAAVVYDYLPGDGDKLDGVVISNNIFYGNKASNGFYFPKNGGAGAGYSLAANQVVDPMFANASANDFRLSTASSPAVDAGVMLAQITADFAGTARPQGSGWDIGAYEWSDSSGGASGGTAGSAGTGAGGGNRGGAAGNAGTSGGGTAGSAGTPSAGNGGASSSGARDGDTSEAPEGCSCHAAGSGRVKESPILAAGALLWLWIRRRRRAAAGCLPSKPGLTS, encoded by the coding sequence ATGATCGTATCTGGCACGGGGTTTGCGTTGCTGTTTCCAATGCGGGATCAACTGGGCAAGGAGAACTCCTCTTGGGCAATCGCCTGCATTGGGGTTAGGGCGGTTTTCGGTATCCGAGCGTTGCCCTTCGCGGCCGCAGTCAGCCTTTGCGTCGCGCTGCCCGCTCGAGTGCACGCGACAACCCTCGTCGTTTCACCGACCGGAACGAACGGGGCGACCTGCGGAGCCCCGACGTCCCCGTGCAAGACAATCGCGCACGCCTACTCGTTGGTCGCCGCGGGCGATACCATCCTGGTCAAGCCGGGCACGTACAAGAACGAATTCAATCATACGTGGTCGACTGGAGAACACGTATTCCGCTTGACCAAGGACGGAACCGAACAGAACCCGATCACGCTCCGGTCCGACGTCCCACTGGCCGCGGTCATCGACGCTCTGGATAGCCCGATGCTGCCGAGCGTGCTTTCCGTGAGCGGCAACCACCACGTGATTGAAGGGTTCAAGCTCGTCAACGGTTCCCACGACGGCATCGTCGTCTGGGGCAGCCACAACCGATTCCTTGGCAATGAGGTCGCTTTCAACGGCAACCACGGCGATCCGACATCGTCCTACGGCCACGATGGCATCTACACGGCGGAGAACACCGCGGGCAACCAGTTCCTGCGGAACTACATCCACCACAACGGCCGACCCCAGTGCGGCAGCAGCGCAACGTGCAACCTCGATCACGGCTTGTACCTCTGCGGGGACGGTGAACTGGTCGCCAACAACATCAGCGCGAACAATTCCTCCTACGGGCTACAGATTGCGGGCTATCAGACCGTGTCGGGAATGCGAGTATTCCACAACGTTTTCGCCAAGAACGGACGTTCGGGCTTCGTCGTGTGGCACAGCGCAAGCGACGTACTGATTCAGAACAACATCTGCTACGAAAACGCGCAGCACGCCGCGGTTGTCTATGACTACCTTCCGGGCGATGGGGACAAGCTCGATGGAGTCGTCATCTCGAACAACATTTTCTACGGCAACAAGGCGAGCAATGGTTTCTACTTTCCGAAGAACGGCGGCGCCGGGGCGGGATATTCGCTGGCCGCCAATCAGGTGGTCGACCCCATGTTCGCAAATGCCTCGGCAAACGATTTCCGGCTGAGCACCGCGTCATCCCCAGCAGTCGACGCGGGGGTAATGCTGGCCCAGATCACGGCGGACTTCGCGGGCACCGCGCGCCCTCAGGGCAGCGGTTGGGACATCGGGGCATACGAGTGGTCCGATAGTAGCGGCGGTGCCTCGGGCGGCACGGCAGGAAGCGCCGGAACTGGTGCGGGCGGAGGCAACCGTGGTGGAGCTGCGGGAAACGCCGGAACCAGCGGCGGAGGTACCGCCGGTAGTGCGGGCACGCCAAGCGCTGGAAACGGCGGCGCCAGTTCGAGTGGCGCGAGGGACGGTGATACGTCAGAAGCGCCAGAGGGGTGCAGCTGCCACGCAGCTGGTTCGGGACGAGTGAAGGAGTCGCCAATACTGGCCGCGGGCGCTCTGCTCTGGCTGTGGATTCGGCGACGACGACGCGCCGCTGCTGGTTGCTTACCCTCGAAGCCTGGCCTCACTTCCTGA
- a CDS encoding Uma2 family endonuclease — translation MDAAKQLTSYTEYLAIEASSELKHEFVAGVIVAMAGGTIEHGRLVSRLSALVAAALEGKPCVVLPSDVRVRIRAAERATYPDVHIVCGKIDRDPDDEQAVVNPVVIVEVLSDSTAEADRGDKFADYRRLPSLREYVLVSQRERRIDVYRREDRRWVLDEHRRDETLALESIGVTLAVDAVYADNLGSIVA, via the coding sequence GTGGACGCCGCCAAGCAGCTCACGAGCTACACCGAGTATCTCGCCATCGAGGCATCGAGCGAGCTCAAGCACGAGTTCGTGGCCGGCGTCATCGTGGCGATGGCGGGAGGAACCATCGAGCACGGTCGCCTCGTCAGTCGGCTGTCAGCCTTGGTCGCCGCGGCCCTCGAGGGCAAGCCGTGTGTGGTGCTGCCGTCGGATGTGCGAGTGCGGATTCGTGCGGCAGAGCGCGCAACGTACCCCGACGTGCACATCGTGTGCGGGAAGATCGATCGCGATCCCGATGATGAGCAGGCGGTCGTCAATCCGGTCGTCATCGTCGAAGTGCTCAGCGATTCCACTGCCGAGGCGGATCGCGGCGACAAGTTCGCGGACTACCGGCGACTCCCGTCACTGCGCGAGTACGTGCTCGTCTCGCAGCGCGAGCGTCGCATCGACGTCTATCGACGCGAGGACCGTCGCTGGGTGCTCGACGAACACCGCCGCGACGAAACCCTCGCACTCGAGTCCATCGGCGTGACGCTCGCAGTCGACGCCGTCTATGCGGACAATCTCGGTTCGATCGTAGCTTAG
- a CDS encoding SDR family NAD(P)-dependent oxidoreductase, which produces MGRRWDRVLDKTVVLSFDASGFERHRRSFVDGELDVDLSGKTCLVTGANSGLGYATARGLALRGASVMMLCRNPERGRSARLALVDEVSGAGAARVEERVELAIVDLSELSSIRAFAERLEARAVDVLVHNAGALPDQYAETSDELELTLATHVVGPFLLSHLLLPRLRAAEHARVIWVSSGGMYTQRLDVSALTRPMSPYDGVKAYAATKRAQVVLSELFAQRWRDEVDVNAMHPGWAATPGVEQSLPRFARLLGKRLRSAEQGADTILWLAAAKRLTGTSGGFYFDRQAVTTHLLPATRESDEARAALWNTCMSLSKLEAAEV; this is translated from the coding sequence ATGGGACGCCGCTGGGATCGCGTGCTGGACAAGACTGTCGTGCTTTCCTTCGACGCATCGGGCTTCGAGCGACACCGGCGCAGCTTCGTCGACGGCGAGCTGGACGTCGATCTGAGCGGCAAGACGTGCCTGGTCACGGGAGCCAACAGCGGTCTTGGCTACGCCACGGCGCGCGGCCTCGCGCTTCGAGGCGCCAGCGTGATGATGCTGTGCCGTAATCCGGAGCGCGGACGTAGCGCGCGGCTGGCACTCGTCGACGAGGTGAGCGGCGCCGGCGCGGCGCGCGTCGAGGAGCGAGTCGAGCTGGCGATCGTGGATCTGTCGGAGCTCTCGTCCATCCGCGCCTTCGCGGAGCGTCTGGAGGCACGAGCGGTCGACGTGTTGGTGCACAACGCTGGGGCATTGCCCGACCAGTACGCCGAGACGAGCGACGAACTGGAGCTGACCCTGGCGACCCACGTCGTCGGACCTTTCCTGCTCTCCCACTTGCTGTTGCCACGGCTGCGCGCCGCCGAACACGCTCGCGTGATCTGGGTTTCCTCGGGAGGCATGTACACGCAACGCCTGGACGTGAGCGCACTGACGCGCCCAATGTCGCCCTACGACGGCGTGAAGGCCTATGCTGCAACGAAGCGCGCACAAGTGGTGCTCTCGGAGCTGTTCGCGCAGCGCTGGCGGGATGAAGTGGACGTCAACGCCATGCACCCGGGTTGGGCGGCGACCCCGGGCGTCGAGCAAAGCCTGCCGCGGTTCGCACGATTGCTCGGCAAGCGACTGCGCAGCGCGGAGCAGGGCGCCGACACGATCCTGTGGCTTGCAGCGGCCAAACGATTGACCGGCACGAGCGGCGGTTTCTACTTCGATCGCCAAGCCGTCACGACGCACTTGCTACCCGCAACGCGTGAATCCGACGAAGCGCGCGCGGCGTTGTGGAACACCTGCATGAGCCTCAGCAAGCTCGAGGCAGCGGAGGTGTGA
- a CDS encoding FG-GAP repeat protein, protein MSLAGVGCDGELEAAVPTEPSYFANRVTYLRPTSGGLVQEWYVTGPMGLEQGFTLPERPACAAKNSNVLLEVAFRGLKVSVNGDALALEGQGGQVYRYSDLYASDATGTSLLARMEPRGEDRIRLVVDVSQARFPVQVDPLVGVQQAKFLPVSGAAYDWFGYAVAVSGDTALVGAPANDDLDVGAGAAYVFERTGASWSQQAKLLASDGAVSDEFGYSVALSGDTALIGAWLDQDQGFATGSAYVFERKGSTWFEQAKLVASDQAGKDYFGHAVALSGDTALVGALQDDDKGENSGSAYVFQRTGSSWSQQAKLVASDGLADDEFGTSVALDGDTAVVGAPRNFKSGGAAYAFVRTGTTWSQQAKLLPTVTGTTFGMATSLSGETALIGAPASTGSVYAFVRSGASWSLQWKLDASALGNKVIGNAVAIRGDTAVVGVPHEDGGGIESGSVYVYKRIGATWAVETKVAASDGKNYDRLGASVALDGNTVVTGTFGDDKGVDSGSAYAFLLELRKGNGHTCKLGDECVSGFCTDGVCCDVACAGGANDCQACSAAAGAPSDGSCTVLADATVCDDGDGCTQTDTCKAGTCSGANPVVCVAEDDCHEVGGCDSLTGSCSNPSKTDGTLCSGGTCQAGACLPDANGGTAGTAGAPTGGFGGISAGGSGGPSDGGTGSGATGVAGYSPPALGSSEGGCGCRVNRRRDDSSLALLLVALGLTVVARRRSAASQK, encoded by the coding sequence ATGTCGCTCGCAGGTGTGGGGTGTGATGGTGAGTTGGAGGCAGCGGTGCCCACGGAGCCGAGCTACTTCGCAAATCGGGTAACGTACTTGCGACCGACGAGTGGTGGTCTCGTTCAGGAGTGGTACGTCACAGGACCGATGGGGCTTGAACAGGGGTTTACTCTGCCAGAGCGACCTGCGTGCGCTGCCAAGAATTCAAATGTTCTGTTGGAAGTCGCCTTTCGCGGGTTGAAGGTGAGTGTGAATGGTGATGCTCTGGCCCTCGAAGGCCAAGGCGGACAAGTCTATCGCTACTCCGACTTGTACGCGAGCGACGCGACGGGAACCTCACTGTTGGCACGCATGGAACCTCGCGGCGAGGACCGCATCCGTCTAGTGGTTGATGTGTCGCAGGCGCGCTTTCCGGTGCAGGTCGATCCCTTGGTCGGGGTGCAGCAAGCCAAGTTCTTGCCCGTATCGGGCGCGGCGTATGATTGGTTCGGATATGCCGTCGCGGTGAGCGGAGACACAGCGCTGGTGGGCGCCCCGGCCAACGATGATCTGGATGTCGGCGCTGGCGCCGCGTACGTCTTCGAGCGAACGGGCGCGAGTTGGTCTCAGCAGGCCAAGCTACTGGCTTCGGACGGAGCGGTATCCGACGAGTTCGGCTATTCCGTCGCGCTCAGCGGGGATACAGCACTGATCGGAGCGTGGTTGGACCAGGACCAGGGATTCGCGACGGGCAGTGCATACGTCTTTGAGCGCAAGGGCTCGACTTGGTTCGAGCAGGCCAAGCTCGTCGCGTCGGACCAAGCGGGCAAGGACTACTTCGGCCACGCCGTGGCACTGAGCGGGGACACGGCATTGGTCGGCGCGCTTCAGGACGACGATAAGGGTGAGAACTCTGGCAGCGCGTACGTGTTCCAGCGAACGGGGAGCAGTTGGTCCCAACAAGCCAAGTTGGTTGCCTCCGACGGACTAGCGGATGATGAGTTCGGTACGTCCGTTGCTCTAGACGGCGACACAGCAGTCGTTGGCGCGCCACGCAATTTCAAGAGTGGCGGCGCAGCGTATGCGTTCGTGCGAACGGGGACAACCTGGTCTCAACAGGCCAAACTTCTCCCCACAGTCACAGGCACTACCTTTGGCATGGCCACGTCACTGAGCGGCGAGACGGCGCTCATCGGCGCGCCTGCGTCGACGGGAAGCGTGTACGCGTTCGTGCGGTCGGGCGCGAGTTGGTCCTTGCAGTGGAAGCTCGACGCTTCTGCTCTCGGGAACAAGGTCATCGGTAACGCGGTCGCCATACGCGGCGACACTGCGGTAGTAGGCGTGCCGCACGAGGATGGCGGCGGCATCGAGTCGGGTAGCGTATACGTTTACAAGCGGATAGGTGCCACCTGGGCAGTGGAAACAAAGGTCGCTGCATCCGACGGCAAGAACTACGACCGGTTGGGCGCTTCGGTTGCCTTGGACGGAAACACCGTCGTCACCGGAACGTTTGGTGACGACAAAGGTGTGGATTCAGGAAGTGCATACGCGTTCCTGCTCGAGCTTCGGAAGGGCAACGGCCACACCTGCAAGTTGGGGGACGAGTGTGTTTCGGGTTTCTGCACGGATGGCGTCTGCTGCGATGTTGCTTGCGCCGGAGGGGCGAACGATTGCCAGGCATGCAGCGCGGCTGCAGGTGCCCCCTCTGATGGCAGTTGTACGGTCCTCGCTGACGCTACGGTCTGCGATGATGGTGACGGTTGCACGCAGACAGATACCTGCAAGGCAGGGACGTGCAGTGGCGCCAATCCCGTGGTGTGCGTGGCTGAGGATGACTGCCACGAAGTGGGAGGATGCGACTCACTCACCGGTTCATGCAGCAATCCCAGCAAGACCGACGGAACTCTATGTAGTGGAGGCACCTGTCAGGCCGGCGCGTGCTTGCCCGACGCAAACGGTGGAACCGCAGGCACAGCGGGCGCCCCAACGGGAGGGTTCGGCGGCATTTCCGCAGGTGGGAGTGGGGGGCCCTCTGACGGTGGCACGGGGAGCGGGGCAACGGGTGTCGCTGGCTACAGCCCCCCGGCTTTGGGTTCCAGCGAAGGCGGATGCGGCTGTCGTGTCAATCGTCGGCGCGACGACAGTAGCTTGGCACTGCTGCTTGTCGCACTGGGCCTGACGGTTGTGGCACGACGCCGCTCCGCTGCATCTCAGAAGTAG
- a CDS encoding helix-turn-helix domain-containing protein: MSANVGRSRADQKQKTRAELLEAGRRVFEERGFSAAQIGEIAKAAGVAHGTFYVHFKSKELLLDELLHDFNVALVKKLARAWPTGGEGRGPEAVQDPMAAAAKLAEICLDHWRSERGLMLAFAQRAGADGKIESLRDGINPEVGLLLAERLSALSGAPRADAELVAQALLGMWTRIGMQHLFGNVSRARAVSLLSTLSVGAIAAALPGLGTSKEVTS; encoded by the coding sequence ATGTCAGCGAATGTGGGGCGGTCTCGGGCCGATCAGAAGCAGAAAACCAGGGCGGAGCTCTTGGAGGCGGGGCGGCGGGTGTTCGAGGAGCGCGGCTTTTCGGCGGCGCAGATCGGCGAGATCGCCAAGGCCGCGGGGGTCGCCCACGGCACCTTCTACGTGCACTTCAAGAGCAAGGAGCTGCTGCTCGACGAGCTGCTCCACGACTTCAACGTGGCCCTGGTGAAGAAGCTGGCTCGCGCCTGGCCCACAGGTGGCGAAGGGCGCGGCCCGGAAGCGGTGCAAGATCCCATGGCTGCCGCGGCCAAGCTCGCGGAGATCTGCTTGGATCACTGGCGCAGTGAGCGCGGGCTGATGCTCGCCTTTGCGCAGCGCGCAGGTGCCGACGGCAAGATCGAGAGCCTGCGCGACGGGATCAACCCGGAAGTGGGACTGCTCTTGGCGGAGCGATTGAGCGCACTCAGCGGCGCGCCGCGGGCAGATGCGGAGCTGGTCGCGCAAGCGCTGCTCGGCATGTGGACACGCATCGGAATGCAGCATCTGTTTGGCAACGTGTCCCGCGCGCGCGCGGTTTCGTTGCTGTCGACGCTCTCCGTTGGCGCGATCGCCGCAGCCCTACCCGGACTTGGGACTTCAAAGGAGGTCACGTCATGA
- a CDS encoding cupin domain-containing protein, with translation MERPEFIKHWREVEGADDSHYPGSSELQSIGAAIGKTTGLTRIGVHHERLPPGRRTSWPHAESSEEELVFVLEGAPDAWIDGALHRLEPGDAVGFPAGTGIAHTFLNNTDREVRLLVVGEATRKDNRVVYPMHPRRNAEIGALAWTDAPERDRGEHDGLPDALRERG, from the coding sequence ATGGAGCGTCCGGAGTTCATCAAGCACTGGCGTGAGGTGGAAGGGGCCGACGATTCGCACTACCCGGGGAGCAGCGAGCTGCAGAGCATCGGCGCTGCGATTGGGAAGACGACAGGGCTGACGCGCATCGGAGTGCATCACGAGCGACTGCCGCCGGGTCGGCGCACGTCTTGGCCGCACGCCGAGAGCAGCGAGGAAGAGCTGGTATTCGTGCTCGAAGGCGCGCCCGACGCTTGGATCGACGGCGCGCTGCATCGCCTGGAGCCGGGCGACGCCGTGGGCTTTCCCGCGGGCACGGGCATTGCCCACACCTTCCTCAACAACACGGACCGCGAAGTGCGCTTGCTCGTCGTCGGGGAAGCGACGCGGAAGGACAACAGGGTCGTCTACCCGATGCATCCTCGGCGCAACGCAGAGATCGGAGCGCTCGCCTGGACCGACGCTCCCGAGCGCGACCGCGGCGAACACGACGGCCTGCCCGACGCGCTGCGGGAGCGCGGGTAG
- a CDS encoding SDR family NAD(P)-dependent oxidoreductase translates to MATAVVTGATGKIGGAIARGLSEAGYGLILPVRDLARAKGLPGALAQVDLSRRASIDAFTSSVQGPIDVLVDNAAECPRRREETPEGIERQLATNVLGYLWMLQALRPALTRGARVVLVASYWAGGLDLEDLEFRRRSYDNDDAYRQSKQANRMLAAALAEPLAKDEIWIGSCHPGDVNSKLSNALGFGGSQSPEAGADTPLWLATQENPGPSGAYYARRRRETCEFSRDTAAVAALYERLLQY, encoded by the coding sequence ATGGCCACGGCGGTAGTCACGGGAGCGACGGGGAAGATCGGCGGAGCGATCGCGCGCGGACTGAGCGAAGCGGGCTACGGCTTGATCTTGCCCGTGCGTGATCTCGCGCGGGCGAAGGGCTTGCCGGGTGCGCTGGCGCAAGTGGATCTGTCACGGCGCGCCTCGATCGACGCTTTTACTTCCTCAGTGCAGGGCCCGATCGACGTGCTGGTCGACAATGCCGCCGAGTGCCCGCGCCGACGCGAAGAAACCCCCGAAGGCATCGAGCGGCAGCTGGCCACCAACGTGCTTGGCTACTTGTGGATGCTGCAAGCGCTGCGACCGGCGTTGACTCGCGGAGCGCGGGTCGTGCTGGTGGCGAGCTACTGGGCGGGTGGACTCGACCTGGAGGACTTGGAGTTCCGGCGACGGAGCTACGATAACGACGACGCCTACCGCCAGAGCAAACAGGCCAATCGCATGCTGGCCGCCGCCCTCGCCGAGCCGCTGGCGAAAGATGAGATCTGGATTGGCTCTTGTCATCCCGGCGACGTGAACTCGAAGCTCAGCAACGCCCTCGGGTTCGGCGGCAGCCAATCGCCCGAGGCCGGAGCGGACACGCCGCTCTGGCTCGCGACGCAGGAGAATCCGGGGCCGAGCGGCGCGTACTACGCGCGACGGCGACGCGAGACGTGCGAGTTCTCACGCGACACGGCGGCGGTGGCGGCGCTCTACGAACGGCTGCTGCAATACTGA